The proteins below are encoded in one region of Nitrospira sp.:
- the pgk gene encoding phosphoglycerate kinase: protein MNLHKQTIDDISLKGQRVIIRTDFNVPLDDALQITDDTRIRGTLPTINRAVDEGAKVILCSHLGRPKGKPDPRFSLAPVAKRLQRLLGKEVVFAPDCIGPGVEALVAKMKPGDVLLLENLRFHPGEEKNDEQFAQALASLGDVFINDAFGAAHRAHASIVGITKFITTSAAGYLLKKEIEYLEGAVESPVRPFVAILGGAKVSGKIGVIENLGKRVDKVIIGGGMAFTFIKAMGYEIGNSLVENDMLDFARGIQEHAFSRGVKFYLPVDCVVAAGREPGAETKIVPIQEIPNGWYALDIGPASVKLFSEAVQNAKTILWNGPMGVFEVDAFARGTLAMAHSVANAYALTIVGGGDTALAVLRAGETDSMSFISTGGGAALELLEGKQLPGLTALPERTD, encoded by the coding sequence ATGAACCTACATAAACAAACCATTGACGACATCAGTCTAAAGGGCCAACGTGTGATTATCCGTACGGACTTTAACGTCCCGCTGGATGATGCGCTCCAGATCACGGACGATACCCGCATCCGCGGTACACTGCCCACCATCAATCGCGCGGTCGACGAAGGCGCCAAGGTCATTCTCTGCTCTCACCTCGGCCGCCCCAAGGGCAAACCGGATCCACGGTTCAGTTTGGCGCCCGTCGCGAAACGACTCCAGCGTCTGCTGGGCAAAGAGGTCGTCTTCGCACCCGACTGTATCGGCCCCGGCGTTGAAGCCCTGGTCGCGAAAATGAAACCGGGCGACGTGCTCCTTCTGGAGAACCTTCGTTTTCACCCGGGCGAAGAGAAGAACGACGAGCAATTTGCTCAGGCATTGGCCTCCTTGGGCGACGTGTTCATCAACGATGCCTTCGGGGCGGCCCACCGGGCGCATGCGTCGATCGTCGGCATTACGAAATTCATCACAACATCGGCCGCCGGTTATCTGCTCAAGAAAGAAATCGAATACCTGGAAGGCGCCGTGGAGAGCCCCGTGCGTCCGTTTGTGGCGATCCTTGGCGGCGCCAAGGTATCCGGCAAAATCGGCGTGATCGAAAATCTCGGGAAACGCGTAGACAAAGTGATCATCGGCGGGGGCATGGCCTTTACGTTCATCAAGGCCATGGGCTATGAGATCGGTAACTCCCTGGTCGAAAACGACATGTTGGACTTTGCCCGCGGCATTCAAGAGCATGCCTTCTCGCGCGGCGTGAAGTTCTATCTACCCGTCGATTGCGTGGTGGCCGCCGGACGCGAGCCCGGGGCGGAAACAAAAATTGTACCGATTCAAGAAATACCGAACGGCTGGTACGCCCTCGACATCGGCCCGGCCTCAGTCAAGCTGTTCAGCGAGGCCGTGCAAAACGCGAAAACCATTTTGTGGAACGGACCGATGGGTGTCTTTGAAGTCGACGCCTTCGCACGCGGTACGTTGGCGATGGCTCACTCCGTCGCTAACGCCTATGCGCTGACGATCGTCGGCGGAGGCGACACGGCGTTGGCGGTGCTCCGAGCGGGCGAGACCGACAGCATGTCCTTCATTTCCACGGGCGGCGGCGCGGCCCTTGAATTGCTCGAGGGCAAACAACTGCCCGGCCTCACCGCCCTCCCCGAACGAACCGATTAG
- the gap gene encoding glyceraldehyde-3-phosphate dehydrogenase, whose amino-acid sequence MAIRVGINGFGRIGRNVLRACLNDPSFEFVAINDLTDAKTLAYLLEFDSIHGRLPVPVTHQEDAIIVGGKAIKVLAKKDPKELPWKDLGVDFVIESTGRFTDREGAGRHLAAGAKRVVISAPAKDPDATIVMGVNDQSYDPAKHAIVSNASCTTNCLAPVAKVLLDAFGIKHGVMTTIHSYTNDQQLLDLPHKDLRRARAAAMSMIPTSTGAAKALHLVLPQLKGKLDGMAIRVPTPNVSLVDLSIETEKDCDVASVNAAFRKAADGPLKGVLEYCDMPIVSVDQKGDAHSATLDAGLTTVIEGRMVKVIAWYDNEWGYSCRVRDLIKLMASKG is encoded by the coding sequence ATGGCTATTCGCGTGGGGATCAATGGCTTTGGCCGTATCGGTCGTAACGTGCTGCGCGCCTGTTTGAACGATCCGTCTTTTGAATTCGTCGCGATCAACGACCTCACGGACGCCAAGACGCTCGCGTACCTGCTGGAATTCGACTCCATCCATGGGCGCCTGCCGGTGCCCGTCACCCACCAGGAAGACGCCATTATCGTCGGCGGCAAAGCCATCAAGGTGTTGGCGAAAAAAGACCCGAAGGAATTGCCCTGGAAAGATCTCGGCGTGGACTTTGTAATCGAATCCACCGGTCGGTTCACAGACCGTGAAGGGGCAGGGCGTCACCTGGCTGCGGGAGCCAAGCGCGTCGTGATCTCCGCTCCGGCCAAGGACCCCGACGCCACCATTGTGATGGGCGTGAACGACCAGAGTTACGATCCAGCCAAACATGCCATTGTCTCGAATGCCTCCTGCACAACCAACTGCTTGGCCCCGGTGGCAAAGGTGTTGCTGGATGCCTTCGGCATCAAGCACGGCGTCATGACCACCATCCACTCCTATACGAACGACCAGCAACTGCTCGATCTGCCGCACAAAGACCTGCGTCGGGCGCGAGCCGCCGCCATGTCCATGATCCCAACCAGCACGGGGGCCGCCAAGGCACTTCATCTCGTCTTGCCGCAACTCAAGGGAAAGCTCGACGGCATGGCCATTCGGGTACCGACCCCCAACGTTTCGCTGGTCGACCTGTCCATCGAGACCGAGAAGGACTGTGACGTCGCGTCGGTCAATGCCGCGTTTCGAAAGGCGGCCGACGGGCCATTGAAGGGTGTCCTCGAGTACTGTGACATGCCCATCGTCTCGGTCGACCAAAAAGGAGATGCTCATTCCGCCACGCTGGATGCGGGACTCACGACGGTCATCGAGGGGCGTATGGTCAAGGTCATTGCGTGGTACGACAACGAATGGGGCTACTCGTGCCGGGTTCGGGACCTGATCAAGTTGATGGCATCCAAAGGCTAA
- the mutS2 gene encoding endonuclease MutS2, whose protein sequence is MTESRHNHEEGLSSFGDETYHALEWDRVLDTLALGAQSAPGAIRCRALTLEDTLEGAAARLTETSEMLVLRSSTDPFPSMRIPDLDDVLVRASKGGALDALELRDIAGFLRVAEDVARYGLRHQAEAPSVAAITADLPAPRNLSELRADIEWVVDADGTIKDSASPELRRLTQQVHDLKQAMRRRLESILQSHRYEDVLQERYFAQREGRYVVPIKTEKRGVIPGIVHDISASGATVFLEPRELVELNNGIKVGELAVEREVRRILQELSIQVGAQAETLREAQAVLVRLDVIQAKAALAVPLHAGPVHLNDCGRIRLRNARHPLLALSRPDEVVANDVVLDDETQVMVISGANTGGKTVTLKLVGLFALMVRAGLLVPCEAGSEMALFPSIYADIGDAQDLAKDLSSFSSHVMCMIRLLDAVSARSAVSRPEVGRWLVLLDEPMTSTDPAEGAALAQALLARLADLRVKAIVTTHYTELKVLAQASQGFVNASVEFDVTRLAPTYRLIIGIPGGSSAIEIAGRLGLDESLLEAARDRLKTDELALEQLLSDVQSKQRRVTEDLLRAESVRREAEAAAREALEITARVRDSEAADRRHAKKRISEELQRARAAIQGVIDELKTQRTVEKAKAAKAKLASVETDVSHMAPPQGGPPVESLGVGDQVEVKALGVRGVLLEAAATKARVRIRVGSAEMSVPVGDLLGLARQSGTASSTERPQGSAVRSGWNRGGLAEPEVVVDVRGRAADDALDQVVAQLDSAALGGAPYLRIIHGHGTGKLRAVLRDYLKASPYVSGFRPGDRSEGGDGVTIVELTR, encoded by the coding sequence ATGACTGAGTCCAGGCACAATCACGAGGAGGGCCTCTCGTCTTTCGGGGACGAGACCTACCATGCTCTTGAATGGGACCGTGTGCTGGACACCTTGGCTCTCGGCGCCCAGTCCGCACCTGGCGCGATACGGTGTCGCGCGCTGACCCTTGAGGACACCCTCGAGGGGGCCGCGGCACGTCTCACCGAAACCAGCGAGATGCTGGTGCTTAGGTCGAGCACAGACCCATTTCCCTCGATGCGGATACCCGATCTCGATGACGTGCTCGTGCGCGCGTCGAAAGGTGGCGCTCTGGACGCGCTCGAACTGCGGGACATCGCCGGATTCCTGCGCGTTGCAGAGGACGTCGCGCGGTATGGTCTTCGGCATCAAGCCGAGGCCCCCTCCGTCGCCGCGATCACGGCCGACCTGCCGGCTCCCCGCAACCTGTCAGAATTGAGGGCCGATATCGAATGGGTGGTGGATGCCGACGGGACGATCAAGGATTCGGCGTCCCCGGAACTGCGGCGCCTGACCCAGCAGGTCCATGACCTCAAGCAGGCGATGCGGCGTCGCCTCGAAAGCATTCTCCAGTCACATCGCTATGAGGATGTTCTCCAAGAACGGTACTTTGCCCAGCGCGAAGGCCGGTACGTGGTCCCGATCAAGACGGAAAAGCGCGGCGTCATTCCCGGCATTGTACACGACATATCGGCAAGCGGCGCGACGGTGTTTTTGGAGCCTCGGGAGTTGGTCGAACTGAACAACGGAATCAAGGTCGGAGAGCTGGCGGTTGAGCGGGAAGTGCGCCGGATTCTCCAGGAATTGAGCATACAGGTCGGCGCTCAAGCGGAAACCTTGCGAGAGGCGCAAGCGGTGCTGGTGCGATTGGATGTGATCCAGGCCAAGGCGGCGCTCGCTGTGCCGCTCCACGCCGGGCCGGTGCACCTGAATGACTGCGGACGAATTCGCTTGCGCAACGCACGGCACCCGCTGTTGGCGCTGTCTCGTCCCGACGAGGTGGTGGCCAACGACGTTGTCCTCGACGACGAGACTCAGGTGATGGTGATTTCCGGTGCCAACACCGGTGGGAAGACCGTCACCCTCAAATTGGTCGGTTTGTTCGCGTTGATGGTTCGGGCCGGCCTTCTGGTGCCATGCGAGGCGGGGTCGGAGATGGCCTTGTTTCCCTCGATCTACGCGGACATTGGGGATGCTCAGGATTTGGCCAAGGACCTGTCGAGTTTTTCTTCCCATGTCATGTGCATGATCCGGCTGTTGGACGCGGTGTCCGCAAGGTCGGCGGTGTCGAGACCGGAGGTGGGCCGCTGGCTGGTTTTGCTGGATGAGCCGATGACATCGACCGACCCGGCTGAAGGCGCCGCCTTGGCACAGGCGCTGCTCGCTCGATTGGCCGATTTGCGGGTCAAGGCGATCGTGACGACTCACTATACGGAGCTGAAGGTGCTGGCTCAGGCGTCGCAGGGGTTCGTCAATGCGAGCGTCGAGTTCGACGTCACACGCTTGGCGCCGACCTACCGGCTGATCATCGGGATCCCAGGAGGATCGTCGGCCATCGAAATTGCCGGCAGGCTCGGCTTGGACGAATCGTTGCTGGAGGCCGCCCGTGATCGTTTGAAGACGGACGAACTGGCGCTGGAGCAGCTGCTCAGCGACGTGCAAAGCAAACAACGGCGTGTGACCGAGGACTTGTTGCGCGCAGAGTCGGTGCGCCGAGAGGCAGAGGCGGCCGCGCGGGAGGCACTGGAAATTACGGCGCGGGTGCGCGACTCGGAGGCGGCCGACCGGCGACACGCCAAAAAGAGAATCAGCGAGGAACTCCAGCGTGCCAGAGCGGCGATCCAAGGTGTGATCGACGAACTGAAGACACAGCGGACTGTCGAAAAGGCCAAGGCAGCCAAGGCGAAGTTAGCGAGCGTGGAGACGGATGTCTCCCACATGGCACCGCCACAGGGCGGTCCACCCGTGGAGTCCTTGGGAGTCGGCGACCAGGTGGAGGTCAAGGCGCTCGGCGTTCGTGGCGTCCTCCTCGAAGCTGCGGCGACCAAGGCGCGTGTCCGCATCCGTGTCGGCAGCGCCGAAATGTCTGTGCCCGTCGGCGACTTGCTCGGGCTGGCCCGACAATCGGGCACCGCGTCATCGACGGAGCGGCCTCAGGGTTCCGCTGTTCGGTCAGGTTGGAATAGGGGCGGGTTGGCTGAACCGGAGGTGGTGGTGGACGTGCGGGGACGGGCGGCGGACGATGCCCTGGACCAGGTCGTGGCCCAGCTGGATTCCGCTGCATTGGGAGGCGCGCCGTATTTGCGTATCATCCACGGCCATGGGACCGGGAAGCTGCGTGCGGTTCTGAGGGACTACCTCAAGGCCTCTCCTTACGTATCCGGTTTCCGTCCCGGTGATCGAAGCGAAGGAGGCGACGGCGTGACCATCGTCGAGCTTACGCGGTGA
- a CDS encoding acetoacetate metabolism regulatory protein AtoC: MRPPRILIVEDEERMRRLFDLILSSDGYDLHFAKNGDEALRSLTDGATPDLIITDLQLGGEVGGMHVLEAAKSACPAVPVLIVTGYGTVKSAVEAMQKGAYHYISKPVDNDELRIVVSRALELRRLSQDHQALRATLDHAFGFDRIISISPDMDRLKTLAADIAQTDATVLITGESGTGKELFARAIHRSSPRKHGPLVSVNCAGIPEHLLESELFGYEKGAFTDAKKAKPGRFQLADRGTLFLDEIGELSLAAQVKLLRVLETHQVEPLGSIRSVPVDIRIIGATNQSLPDLIKAGRFREDLFYRLNVCQLTIPPLRDRPEDIPELFQAFLERARQERGTKPQHLSPEALALLTRHTWPGNVRELHNLVEWLTITCRSDVIGPADLPATFSASSRPHETDSQRAEPSLSLLSLGLSAEELEKRLLQEALDQSQWNISEAARLLMMTRNTLRYRMAKFGLQERQSTE; this comes from the coding sequence ATGCGTCCTCCCCGAATTCTCATCGTCGAAGACGAAGAGCGCATGCGCCGGCTCTTCGACCTCATCCTCTCGTCGGACGGCTACGACCTGCATTTTGCCAAGAACGGCGACGAAGCACTGCGGAGTCTGACGGACGGCGCCACACCCGATCTCATCATCACCGACCTCCAATTGGGCGGCGAGGTCGGCGGCATGCACGTGCTCGAGGCCGCAAAGTCAGCCTGCCCTGCCGTCCCCGTCCTGATCGTGACCGGCTATGGGACGGTCAAATCCGCCGTCGAGGCCATGCAGAAAGGCGCGTATCACTATATTTCCAAGCCCGTCGACAACGACGAACTCAGAATCGTGGTGTCGCGCGCCCTCGAACTGAGGCGACTCTCTCAGGATCACCAGGCTCTGCGCGCCACCCTCGACCACGCCTTCGGGTTCGACCGTATCATCAGCATCTCACCGGACATGGACCGGCTCAAAACGCTCGCCGCAGACATCGCCCAGACGGACGCGACGGTGCTGATCACCGGCGAGAGCGGGACAGGGAAAGAGTTGTTCGCGCGCGCCATTCACCGATCCAGTCCACGGAAACACGGTCCGCTCGTCTCGGTGAACTGCGCGGGCATCCCCGAACATCTGCTCGAATCAGAACTGTTCGGCTACGAGAAAGGCGCATTTACCGACGCCAAGAAGGCGAAGCCGGGCCGCTTTCAATTAGCGGATCGCGGCACGCTCTTTCTCGACGAGATCGGCGAACTGAGCCTCGCAGCCCAGGTCAAGCTGCTCCGTGTGCTGGAAACCCACCAAGTCGAACCCTTGGGAAGCATACGCAGTGTGCCGGTCGACATCCGAATCATTGGAGCCACCAATCAATCGCTGCCCGACTTGATCAAGGCCGGGCGATTCCGCGAGGACCTTTTCTACCGCCTGAATGTCTGCCAATTGACCATTCCTCCGTTACGCGATCGCCCGGAGGATATTCCGGAACTGTTCCAGGCCTTCCTTGAGCGGGCTCGGCAGGAACGCGGCACCAAGCCCCAGCATCTCTCTCCCGAAGCACTCGCCCTCCTCACCCGGCACACATGGCCGGGCAACGTGCGGGAACTGCACAACCTTGTGGAGTGGCTCACGATTACCTGTCGCTCGGACGTGATCGGCCCGGCAGACCTGCCGGCCACGTTCAGCGCCTCATCCCGTCCGCACGAGACCGACTCCCAGCGTGCCGAGCCCTCTCTTTCCTTGTTGTCGTTGGGATTGTCGGCGGAAGAGCTCGAAAAGCGACTGTTGCAAGAGGCACTCGACCAGAGCCAGTGGAATATTTCGGAGGCGGCGCGATTGCTCATGATGACGCGCAACACGTTGCGCTATCGCATGGCTAAATTCGGACTGCAGGAACGACAGTCCACCGAGTGA
- the queG gene encoding epoxyqueuosine reductase, translating into MRFPGLNRSVMPSTSTIKDEALALGFDAVGVASVAPRSSSDQEPSSRLLPHLHERLRSWLARGYHATMTWMGRDPDRRSDPRRVLDGCRSVIMVGMNYDTGHRAEERHGMGRVARYAWGRDYHLVLGERLAALSERLNILAPGHRHRWYVDTGPVMEKAWAEQAGLGWIGKHSNLVSPQHGSWLVLGTILTTLDLDPDIPGTDLCGSCSICIKACPTGAIVEPYVVDAGRCISYLTIEHRTDDIPDTLAHRTGNHIFGCDDCLDVCPYNTQASATSRPVFAPFAWALQPSLDQLLTWTESEFRSRTIDSPVRRAKHQGWQRNLRMAQANESARSASAAELTDPR; encoded by the coding sequence GTGCGATTCCCCGGTCTCAACCGCTCGGTCATGCCGTCTACCTCGACCATTAAAGACGAAGCTCTCGCTCTCGGCTTCGATGCCGTGGGGGTCGCCTCGGTCGCGCCCCGATCCTCATCCGACCAGGAACCCTCCAGCCGCCTTCTTCCCCATCTCCACGAACGACTGCGCTCCTGGCTTGCGCGCGGCTATCACGCGACCATGACCTGGATGGGGCGTGATCCCGATCGGCGAAGCGATCCGCGCCGGGTGTTGGACGGCTGCCGCTCCGTCATCATGGTCGGCATGAATTACGATACCGGCCACCGGGCGGAGGAGCGTCACGGGATGGGGCGCGTGGCACGCTACGCGTGGGGGCGCGATTACCATCTGGTGCTTGGGGAGCGCTTGGCGGCATTGTCCGAGCGTCTCAATATACTGGCGCCAGGCCACCGTCACCGGTGGTACGTCGACACGGGACCTGTGATGGAGAAGGCGTGGGCGGAACAAGCTGGTCTGGGCTGGATCGGGAAGCACTCCAACCTGGTCTCGCCACAGCATGGTTCGTGGCTGGTTCTGGGCACCATTCTGACCACCCTCGACCTCGATCCCGATATACCAGGGACGGATCTCTGCGGAAGCTGCTCGATCTGTATCAAGGCCTGTCCGACGGGAGCCATCGTGGAGCCCTACGTGGTGGACGCAGGCCGCTGCATCTCCTATCTGACCATCGAACATCGGACCGATGACATCCCCGACACGCTCGCCCACCGGACAGGCAACCATATTTTTGGGTGCGACGATTGCCTGGACGTCTGCCCCTACAACACCCAAGCGTCGGCCACCTCGCGTCCCGTCTTCGCTCCCTTTGCCTGGGCTCTTCAGCCGTCGCTGGACCAACTGCTCACTTGGACCGAGTCGGAATTCCGTAGCCGCACCATAGACAGTCCTGTTCGGCGGGCCAAACATCAGGGATGGCAGCGCAACCTCAGGATGGCGCAGGCCAACGAATCGGCTCGTTCCGCATCCGCGGCAGAGTTGACCGACCCCCGGTAG
- a CDS encoding hypothetical protein (possible pseudo, internal stop codon) gives MKLLLLVAIALVETVISPVSLGAQDIQQLQAGVVKVTTRRIEEGTRTGTGFIVRLEEDLAYIITSAHVVTGDPAPRVEFFTKRNVSLAAEVVNVEGSDLLRGLALLLVTGKVPKGVAALPLASGRQVSVGEEVLVIGFPGGAGPWNITRGNIGSRQGRDLYFSPQVDEGNNSGGPIIQNGKVVGLVAGGGLTIGQGVRSTSIQSYLEGFDVVPQARQPKTAEAPPPPSRSPEPPAGKPANEIVGKDGAPMVPVPAGGFWMGSSDGEGDDDEHPRHFVYLAAFYIDKYEVTVSQYAEFMQTTSGQAPKYWDQINLDKHGNFPIVGVDWRDAEAYCQWAGKHLPTEAEWEKAARGTDERTYPWGNEEPTPTRANYNKGFHPQNVYDEMLAPVDTYEVG, from the coding sequence ATGAAGCTTCTACTCCTGGTCGCGATAGCCCTGGTCGAAACTGTCATTTCACCCGTCTCCCTTGGAGCTCAGGACATACAGCAACTCCAGGCCGGCGTCGTGAAGGTTACGACGAGACGTATTGAAGAAGGAACTCGAACCGGGACGGGTTTCATCGTCCGCCTGGAAGAAGACCTGGCCTATATCATTACGTCGGCACACGTCGTGACCGGTGATCCGGCCCCGCGGGTGGAGTTCTTCACTAAGAGAAATGTCAGCCTCGCAGCGGAGGTGGTCAATGTCGAGGGTAGTGATCTGTTGCGCGGGTTGGCTTTGCTGCTGGTAACAGGCAAAGTGCCCAAGGGCGTAGCGGCTTTGCCTCTGGCATCGGGCAGGCAGGTGTCGGTCGGAGAGGAGGTCCTCGTGATCGGGTTTCCGGGTGGCGCCGGACCGTGGAATATCACCCGGGGCAACATCGGGTCCCGACAAGGACGCGACCTGTACTTTTCGCCTCAGGTCGACGAGGGCAACAACTCGGGTGGGCCGATCATTCAGAACGGCAAAGTCGTGGGCCTAGTCGCTGGCGGCGGTCTCACCATTGGGCAGGGCGTTCGATCGACAAGCATCCAGAGCTACCTCGAAGGGTTCGACGTGGTGCCGCAGGCGCGCCAGCCGAAAACCGCCGAGGCGCCACCACCGCCGAGTCGCTCGCCGGAGCCTCCCGCGGGGAAGCCGGCCAACGAGATCGTGGGGAAAGATGGTGCCCCGATGGTGCCGGTGCCGGCGGGCGGGTTTTGGATGGGCTCGTCAGATGGAGAAGGGGATGACGACGAGCATCCCCGCCATTTTGTGTATCTCGCTGCCTTCTACATCGACAAGTATGAGGTAACGGTCTCGCAGTATGCCGAATTCATGCAGACGACCAGCGGGCAGGCCCCGAAGTACTGGGACCAGATCAACCTAGATAAGCATGGCAATTTCCCGATCGTCGGGGTCGACTGGCGCGATGCTGAAGCCTACTGTCAATGGGCCGGCAAGCACCTGCCGACCGAGGCGGAGTGGGAAAAGGCGGCACGGGGAACGGACGAACGGACGTACCCCTGGGGGAATGAAGAACCGACTCCGACAAGGGCCAACTATAATAAAGGATTCCATCCCCAGAATGTCTATGATGAGATGCTTGCACCCGTGGACACCTACGAAGTCGGGTAG
- a CDS encoding lipoprotein — MNMRLLILWLALGLLAAGGCAKLMAMYEDKSYEIKVRTNFDQSVDFSSFHTFAHSGMTDRGRQIAATDNKSPLRTRVKEIVNKQLVAKELRQVGLEDRPDLLVHLLFGVNEANKYKEATLVVNLAESSQKRRVWQAVIIETVGESLEKNFEMVDKGVAKAFKDYPQAK, encoded by the coding sequence GTGAACATGAGATTGCTGATCCTGTGGCTGGCACTGGGACTGCTCGCTGCCGGAGGCTGCGCGAAGCTGATGGCGATGTACGAGGATAAGAGCTACGAGATCAAGGTACGCACGAACTTCGACCAGTCCGTCGACTTTTCTTCGTTTCATACCTTTGCCCATTCGGGGATGACGGACAGAGGGCGACAGATCGCGGCCACTGACAACAAGTCGCCCTTGAGGACGAGGGTCAAGGAAATCGTCAACAAGCAACTCGTCGCCAAGGAACTTCGGCAAGTCGGCTTAGAAGACCGCCCAGACCTGCTGGTCCACCTGTTATTCGGCGTGAATGAAGCCAACAAGTACAAGGAAGCCACCCTGGTCGTAAATCTGGCTGAATCGTCTCAAAAAAGGCGGGTGTGGCAGGCCGTGATTATCGAAACGGTGGGAGAGAGCTTGGAGAAGAACTTTGAAATGGTCGACAAGGGAGTCGCCAAGGCATTCAAAGACTATCCCCAGGCCAAATGA
- a CDS encoding esterase, whose protein sequence is MSAFLLIHGGSHGAWCWEGVIRELNRLGHEAHALDLPGGGADFTPRPSVTFKSSVAAVNAFVESEDLHDVVLVGHSLAGIFLPEIVSAHRDRVREVVFVAAYVLEQGERAIDLVAPDRVPEYYRLAETSPEHSLMLDFQTAHHRFFSDLSDEEARAAYAKLTPQPLAPYLEPARHGARSIGSISRYILCRNDHNLPYDVCRRFAERLGGAVQEIDAGHDAMLSQPTGLAALLANGIAKS, encoded by the coding sequence ATGAGCGCGTTCCTTTTGATTCACGGCGGTTCGCATGGGGCATGGTGCTGGGAAGGTGTGATCCGGGAACTGAATCGCCTGGGACATGAAGCCCATGCGCTCGATCTGCCCGGAGGGGGCGCCGACTTCACTCCACGCCCGAGTGTGACGTTCAAATCCTCTGTTGCGGCGGTAAACGCCTTCGTAGAGAGCGAGGACCTCCACGATGTTGTTCTTGTCGGTCATTCGCTTGCCGGTATCTTCTTGCCTGAGATCGTGTCGGCACATCGAGACAGAGTACGGGAGGTGGTGTTCGTTGCGGCCTATGTCCTCGAACAAGGAGAGCGAGCGATCGATCTGGTTGCTCCTGACCGGGTTCCCGAATACTACCGCCTTGCAGAGACATCTCCCGAGCATTCATTGATGCTCGACTTTCAGACCGCGCACCATCGGTTTTTCAGTGACCTGAGCGATGAGGAAGCCCGTGCTGCCTATGCGAAGTTGACTCCTCAACCACTTGCTCCCTACCTTGAACCTGCTCGACATGGAGCCCGTTCCATCGGGTCCATTTCACGCTATATCCTCTGTCGAAACGATCACAATCTCCCCTATGACGTGTGCCGCAGATTCGCCGAAAGACTCGGCGGCGCGGTTCAGGAGATCGATGCCGGGCATGATGCGATGCTCTCCCAACCAACTGGACTGGCCGCCCTCCTGGCCAACGGCATTGCCAAGAGTTGA
- a CDS encoding 3-oxoacyl-ACP reductase, which yields MDLELEGRKCVLIGGSRGIGRAIALGLAAEGADVAICARSNSSLLETEASLRQKGTKIYSAVCDAGEPVALKKFLDDARTSLGGVDVLVHNASALAMGPRVDDWEAGVKVDLMAAAHACDQVVPWMVEAGRGSILFVSSISGLEAFPTPDYGYTTVKAGLIAYAKKLALNLGPQGIRVNAIAPGSILFPGGIWESIHREMPDLFERTLDSIPAHRFGTPEEVADVAVFLVSSRARWVAGECVSIDGCQHRGVR from the coding sequence ATGGACCTCGAACTTGAAGGCCGTAAGTGCGTCCTCATCGGTGGGAGCCGCGGCATCGGACGCGCGATCGCCTTGGGTCTGGCAGCCGAAGGGGCCGATGTGGCCATTTGTGCTCGCAGCAACTCATCACTTCTCGAAACGGAAGCGTCCCTCCGCCAGAAGGGCACGAAGATTTATAGCGCCGTCTGCGATGCGGGCGAACCGGTGGCACTGAAGAAGTTTCTGGACGATGCACGAACGTCGCTGGGTGGCGTCGATGTGCTCGTTCATAACGCGTCGGCGCTCGCGATGGGCCCGCGCGTGGATGATTGGGAAGCGGGCGTAAAGGTCGACCTCATGGCCGCGGCACATGCATGCGACCAGGTGGTGCCGTGGATGGTCGAGGCGGGACGTGGTTCGATTCTCTTTGTCTCGTCCATATCCGGGTTGGAAGCGTTTCCGACGCCGGACTATGGGTACACGACTGTTAAGGCGGGGCTGATTGCGTATGCGAAAAAACTCGCGCTCAACCTCGGGCCTCAGGGTATCCGGGTGAACGCCATTGCTCCCGGGTCCATACTCTTTCCTGGAGGTATTTGGGAGTCGATCCACCGCGAGATGCCCGACTTGTTTGAGAGGACGCTCGACTCCATCCCCGCTCATCGCTTTGGTACTCCGGAGGAGGTCGCCGACGTCGCGGTCTTCCTCGTCTCTTCCCGAGCAAGGTGGGTCGCCGGTGAGTGCGTGTCCATCGACGGGTGTCAGCACAGGGGAGTCCGCTAG